One window of the Onthophagus taurus isolate NC unplaced genomic scaffold, IU_Otau_3.0 ScKx7SY_16, whole genome shotgun sequence genome contains the following:
- the LOC111418716 gene encoding diacylglycerol lipase-alpha isoform X2 produces MIKTGLNQYVETILIRLKLLERTLTLTCHLSCCHIYITLLFLNFRLIILCVLLGLTHFDITQDSIKYLFGFLIGYLAVLIISMVSEICIIVVSLRGNILDTKPRAPMQYILYVRVVLLIIEAGWLAAGIVWSVYFYQDCPMEITKQFTLGLVVCNWCIIVSILATVWCTYDAAGRSWVKMKNYQRSMRESESKFQYKRSGSNRNWRQRKVLRAYQDSWHQRCRFLFCCMRGSDRNRNSFTDIARLLSDFFRDLDVVPSDVIAGLVLLRKFQKIERRSIIEQRKNETYEFLSGVPVTPRTQFLALHEGGDLELFQTVIHYAYFAVGAYGWPIYVMTEKLGACKLCSNFGCCCVPCQKRDNIEIIEDNCCACNYAALEKIISKRGNIEVIYATYHVDVGETPFYVALDFDRKKVVVSIRGTLSMKDILTDLNAESETLPLDPPQEEWLGHKGMVQAAQYILDKLRGENLLEKAFDYSVERGTKEFQLVLVGHSLGAGTACILGILLRQEYQDLLCYCYSPPGGLLSMPAVEYTKSFIISVVIGKDVVPRIGLHQMEALRSDLINAIKRSVDPKWKTISCSICCNYEPTSAVQLSTDELHVQEYMTSKNHARNLGLHPSDSSIALTSHNPLYPPGRIIHVVRHHPTKGEQKLSKKEPVYQALWAQNTDFDEVLISPVMIQDHMPDKVVDALNKVVTTMGPRKPSRIASISQEIDTQKEEEFLAPTTTKIYLETSFAASSSSSLTNGLCSTSESSPLPLANVISLLNQRKSFEIIKKSKSRLSLNVIRTLNNENNKRIDFIHDDWYGLAPLASPESLSEVSSIASSKASFQINMEKAEMLLKTPLVMRRTPKIINNLSTCADDIRNVRYFQKLGQLSRHLRRPSQNGSPITNSSSSNLSFQSANSNKSEKSETVDVIAKKMSSDEYQSAEEILEQVIETAGCSEFFSGAPKINLEDTDVLPNFAIDLNLSIENRSEQFLQISSKLATTQTFLTEPKPILEVKNVTFNPEVVNIESSPKKPKKPDKWNLKLPTKSKKIKAEILTLPTSSKSNLEPKTILCVKKQDSPNFVRRKKYVYPTVDLPLAKDESSL; encoded by the exons ATGATTAAAACTGGGTTAAATCAATACGTTGAGACGATattaattagattaaaattattagaacGTACCCTAACGCTAACTTGTCACTTGTCATGTTGTCATATTTacataaccttactttttttaaattttaggttAATAATTTTGTGTGTTCTACTTGGTTTGACTCATTTTGACATCACGCAAGACTCGATTAAATATCTTTTCGGATTTTTAATCGGATATCTCGCCGTGTTAATTATCTCGATGGTGTCGGAAATTTGCATCATAGTCGTGTCGTTACGAGGAAACATCTTGGACACAAAACCGAGGGCCCCAATGCAATACATCCTGTACGTGCGAGTCGTACTTTTGATAATCGAAGCTGGGTGGTTAGCGGCGGGAATCGTTTGGAGCGTTTACTTTTACCAAGATTGCCCGATGGAAATTACGAAACAATTCACTTTGGGGTTGGTCGTGTGCAATTGGTGCATTATAGTTTCGATTTTAGCGACGGTTTGGTGCACTTACGACGCCGCCGGCCGATCTTgggttaaaatgaaaaattatcaaCGATCGATGAGGGAATCGGAATCGAAGTTTCAATATAAACGGTCGGGGAGTAATCGGAATTGGAGACAAAG AAAGGTGTTGAGGGCGTATCAAGACAGTTGGCACCAAAGGTGtcgatttttgttttgttgtatGCGAGGATCCGATAGAAATCGCAACTCATTCACCGACATCGCCCGATTATTATCCGATTTTTTTCGCGATTTAGACGTCGTTCCTTCGGATGTGATCGCGGGGTTAGTACTTTTGAggaagtttcaaaaaatcgaaagGAGATCGATTATCGAAcag cgTAAAAACGAAACTTACGAGTTTTTATCAGGAGTTCCGGTTACACCCCGCACGCAATTTCTCGCGTTACACGAAGGGGGCGATTTGGAGCTGTTCCAAACGGTGATACATTACGCGTATTTCGCGGTCGGAGCTTATGGTTGGCCGATATATGTGATGACGGAGAAATTGGGGGCTTGCAAATTATGCAGCAACTTCGGATGTTGTTGCGTCCCGTGTCAAAAACGAGATAATATCGAAATAATCGAGGATAATTGTTGCGCGTGTAATTACGCGGCTTTGGAAAAGATAATTTCGAAGCGGGGAAATATCGAAGTGATTTATGCGACTTATCATGTTGATGTGGGTGAAACCCCTTTTTATGTGGCTTTGGATTTCGATAGGAAGAAGGTGGTTGTTAGTATTCGGGGTACTTTGAGTATGAag gaTATTTTAACTGATTTAAACGCGGAATCTGAGACTTTACCATTGGATCCCCCCCAAGAGGAGTGGTTGGGGCATAAAGGGATGGTCCAAGCTGCTCAATATATTTTGGATAAATTACGCGGGGAGAATTTGTTGGAGAAGGCGTTCGATTATTCTGTGGAGAGAGGAACGAAGGAGTTCCAATTGGTGTTGGTTGGGCACTCTTTAGGGGCGGGGACTGCGTGTATATTGGGGATTTTGTTGCGACAAGAGTACCAAGATCTTTTATGTTATTGTTATTCCCCCCCTGGGGGGTTATTAAGCATGCCGGCGGTGGAGTACAcgaaatcttttattatttctgttgTGATTGGGAAAGATGTCGTCCCCAGGATTGGGTTGCATCAAATGGAAGCGTTGAGATCCGACTTAATTAATGCGATTAAACGGAGCGTTGATCCAAaa tggAAAACGATATCTTGCAGCATTTGTTGCAATTACGAGCCAACCTCGGCCGTTCAACTTTCAACAGACGAGCTCCACGTCCAAGAATACATGACATCGAAGAATCACGCGAGGAATTTGGGGCTACACCCTTCCGATAGCAGTATAGCTTTGACCTCGCATAATCCCTTGTACCCCCCTGGAAGGATTATTCACGTCGTGAGGCACCACCCAACAAAAGGAGA gCAGAAATTATCGAAGAAAGAACCCGTTTATCAGGCGTTATGGGCCCAAAATACCGATTTTGATGAAGTTTTAATCTCCCCGGTGATGATACAGGATCATATGCCCGATAAGGTCGTCGACGCGCTTAATAAG gtTGTAACAACGATGGGGCCAAGAAAACCGAGTCGGATCGCGTCGATTTCGCAAGAAATCGACACCCAAAAAGAGGAGGAATTTTTAGCACCAACAACGACGAAGATCTACTTGGAAACATCTTTCGCGGCGAGTTCCTCATCAAGTTTAACAAACGGGTTGTGTTCAACGAGCGAATCTTCCCCTTTACCGCTAGCGAACGTTATTTCGTTGCTGAATCAACGAAAAAGTttcgaaataatcaaaaaatcgaaatcgAGGTTAAGTTTAAACGTGATTAGGACGCTAAATAAcgaaaacaataaaagaatCGATTTTATCCACGACGATTGGTACGGATTAGCCCCTTTAGCAAGTCCTGAGAGTTTATCGGAAGTCTCGAGTATCGCCTCATCGAAAGCAAGCTTCCAAATTAACATGGAAAAGGCCGAGATGTTGCTAAAAACACCTCTGGTTATGAGGAGGActccaaaaattattaataatttaagtacGTGTGCTGACGATATCAGAAATGTGAggtatttccaaaaattggGGCAATTATCGCGACATTTGAGGAGACCGAGCCAAAACGGGAGTCCAATCACAAATTCGAGTAGTAGCAATTTAAGTTTTCAATCAGCGAATAGTAATAAATCAGAAAAATCGGAAACTGTGGATGTAATTGCCAAAAAAATGAGTTCGGATGAGTATCAAAGCGCTGAAGAAATCTTAGAACAAGTTATTGAAACGGCGGGGTGCTCAGAATTCTTTTCGGGGGCCCCAAAAATTAACCTCGAAGATACAGACGTGCTCCCAAACTTTGcaatcgatttaaatttgtCCATTGAGAATCGTTCGGAACAATTCCTTCAAATTTCGAGTAAATTGGCGACGACGCAAACTTTTCTAACCGAACCTAAACCGATTTTAGAAGTGAAAAACGTTACGTTTAACCCGGAAGTCGTTAATATCGAATCGAGCCCGAAGAAACCGAAAAAACCCGACAAATGGAATTTGAAGTTGCCGACTAAATCGAAAAAGATTAAAGCCGAAATTTTGACTCTACCGACCAGTTCGAAATCAAATTTAGAACCCAAAACGATTTTGTGCGTGAAAAAACAAGATTCGCCCAATTTTGTACGGAGGAAAAAGTACGTTTATCCAACCGTCGATTTACCATTGGCCAAAGACGAGAGTAGTTTATAA